ccaatgcacctaaccagtacgtttttcggactgtgggagtgacgcaagccgggaatcgaaccccggtccctggtgctgtgaggccaccgtgccgccctttccaaTGGTAAAAATATTCTGTTAGCCCTCAAAAGGTAAGTAACAAAGATTTTTCCTTGACTTTGTCTGACTATAACGTAACATGATGCTACTCAAAATGATTTCCTCAGTCAATCAAACCATCACTTAGCAGAAAGAGTTCTTTCACAAGCACTTAGCGTGCTTTGTGAaacaattttcttttttaaagcaGTTCTGTTAATAATTTATAAATATTTATCCTATTTCTGTAGCTGATAAAGTTAACATGCGTGGAGTTGCCAATCTGACACAGGTACTGGATGACTGGAGATTCGACATTTTGACTCAGATGAGAGACCTGTTGACAAATGACCACCAGTCCCTCCTTCCGGACTATTCCAGGTGATGCATGCTTATTGTATTCTGCAATGATTTAAACTGATTGATTTCATTGCCTCGGCTAAATTACACTGTGGCATATtttcagagagttacagtgatatCACAGCAGTGCGAAATTTAATTCTATCTGGCTGAATGAAGTAAGGGTGGGGAAACTTGGATTAGCTTTCAGATTCTCTGGTCAGTTTGATAGTTATTGACTCCTGAGCTGTCTCCCGTCCTAATTAAAAATCCCACCTGATTCATTACAAGCGCAAGTGTAAGCGTGGCTGTTTTCTAGCCAACTTGAATTGACATTGTGTTTTTTAATAATTCTATACGTTAGCTCAGTTGCTGAGCTGAACTCCATTTGGATCTGTGCTGCATAAATACTTCAGTCAAATGTTTGGTTTGGCAACTTCCATTGCAGTAGCTGGAACCATCAGTTTGCATCTGGATATTTTCTGGATCCTATGCACTTTACTAAAAATAATTCCAGATCTGTCCCTGTAACTAATGTGGTTTTTATACATTTTTGTGAAGCTAAGAGACACGTTGGCTTTGAATAATTTGGAATAACTCATGCCACGCTGGTACAATCTTGGATGCAATTGCTTTGCCAGCACTCCAACAAaacattttgctttgatttggCACAGAAGTGGGAGTTTGCTATAATGGGAACTAAAGATTGCATCTTTCAAATGGCCATTAACATTGATCAAACTAAATCACTTCAAATCATTGGAAGTCAGATCAAATGTTTGACTTGGTTATAACATTCAGaactttggaaagttaaagttacAGAAGAATGTAATCAGAGGTGATTCAGGGTTTTCAAGATCACACTCAAATACTTGCTAACTGTGCACAGCTCAATTACCATTGGAGGATAGTCACATCTACAAATAAAGTTAAAAGCAAATCCCCAGACTACATAGACAGGTTGTGGAGCTGAACAAGTAAATATCTATTTAATAGAATTTCTATTGCAAATGATACAATTGTATGTGGAAAATCCCAATCCTGTCAATAAATATACTACAATGAAAATAATCCTTGGGTCCAGTTCTACATTTGAATGTTTTTCCTGACACACATgtagacacacacaacacacatgcaAACGTCATACTTTCATTCCTATCAGTGGATATATGTTAATGTGTACACGGGGTAATTGCAATGACTATTCCAATGTTAAAACCCTGCTTTTGTATTTGAACATTGCTATTGAATATTTAGAAAAAGTACCTGTTGCATGTTTTCAGGAAGATGTACATTCCGTTACAACATCAGATACAAAACCAGTTGAAAGTTACTGAATTCAGACTGTATCTCATCTGATGCTCAGAATGAACTAAGAACCTAAATTCATTCACTCTGGAAGAAATGTACACtggacaaattttttaaaaattgcaaacaCCCCGCTGATCTATATCGGTACaaggtttaaaaatgtaaaacggTACCTACCATTCTAATAACGGTCCCTTAAATCTCATCAAGGAGGTTGGTTTGGAGAGTAACCGAACACAAGAATATAAAGGAGCACAAGTAATATGACTAGAGatataaacagtaagaagtttaacaacaccaggttaaagtccaacaggtttatttggtagcaaaagccacacaagctttcgaggctctgagccccttcttcaggaggggctcagagcctcgaagaaggggctcagagcctcgaaagcttgtgtggcttttgctaccaaataaacctgttggactttaacctggtgttgttaaacttcttactgtgtttaccccagtccaacgccggcatctccacatagagaTATAAATGCAGGTCACCTccccacagggagggagggaaatcagAAAGCGAATCAATTTGATCCAGTCTCGTACACCTTCAACATCCAGATTTAAAGCAGGGTTGTTATATAGTTAGAGACTTTCCAGTGAGGTCGCTGCTAACTCTGGAAGGTGAACATTGATGTTTCGTTCAGCAAAATCTAAGACAGGAATCCTCATACCTGGATGTTTTCTAAGAAGATGTACATTCCTTTACAGGTACAAAACCAACTGATAGTGACTGATGAATTCAGACTGATAATCAGAATGTGCTCGGAACCTAAATTCATTCAGTCATACagaatgaggggcggcacagaggcacagtggttagcactgctacctcacagaagcagggacatgggttcgattcccggcttgggtcactgcctgtgtggagtttgcacattctccccgtgtctgtgtgggtttcctccgggtgctccggtttcctcccacagtctaaagatgtgtgggttaggttgattggccatgctaaattggccctcagtgtcaggggacaagctagggtaaacgcatggggttatggggatagggcctgggtgggattgtggtcagtgcagacctgatgggccaaatggcctccttctgcactgtagggattcaatgaaaataAGTAAATCACAGTGAAAAAGAGGATGCTCCCAAGAAATATAGCTTTTTAAAATCAAACATTGTGGTTGATCATATTCACATTTCATTTGGTTTCAGAATAACACCTCTTTCAGAGGCGCTCAGTGACCTGTTCACTGAGTTTAACGCTCTAAAGGAACGGCTAGGAGATTTAACTGAGAAGTTCGGTGCTCTGGAGATCTCCGTTGATGAAATGAAAGGGAAGATTGCTGCCCCGCGCAACGCTTCTCCTCTGGGACCCAATGGCTTGACTCCCAGGCAAAAGCTGAACCCACCAAAGAGAAAAGTTCTGGTTCCAAAGAAAAAGAAGCTCCCCCCACAATAAAACAATGTAAGAATGAGCTGTAAAACCCATCACAATTCTTATATATTATAtagagatatatacacacacacaaagcctgCAGGATTTGCATGTAGTGTTACTCAATTTGATTTGATGGTCAACATTCATCAGGTACTCACAGAGATTTTGTTAGTTGTGAACATTTCTTATATTGTACTTCCAAAATCTGACAATCACATTTCTGTGTCTTAACTCATGTTCTAAAAGTATGTTTTGTTACCACTTTTCCTTATTGTCTACATATCTTAAGCATATGCAATAATTGTATCGTAGAAAGTGTATCTTTTGTTCAGCATTGATACGAACaggctgtttaaattaaagaaAGTGCAGCAATATAATGGCTTTATCCATTCATTCTCAATGGCACGCATTTTATTTAAATGAAATTATTAAAATCGGCACAAATGCTGATATTTTGGGGGATAAATCCTACCACCATCAATTTCAGGCACAAACCCAGTGATCTGGGGGGAGGTCTGGATGTTAACTGTGCAGCGTTGTTCCTTGTCCCCCATCAAAAGAATTGGGATGAGCTGTAGGTGCCAGAGGCAGTCACTGCTGGATGCACTGCAACATCTGGTGGATTGCTTGTTTGAAGTAGTGAGTCctgggaggagggaagggagtggggtggggggggggggggggcggtgtggagggcaatggaggtggggggggggggatgtggagggaaatggaggtgggtgggggggggaggagaggtaaTGATTGGGGCCTAGTGACACCCCCTGTCGCTCCTAGTTCCATATTAACAAAAGCATTTGTTGAAAAAGCAACTTTAGTTCTCCGAGGACCATTCAGCTGCACATACACCCTGAGGCTGGTCACTTCCTCATAAGAGATAAGTTTCTGCATGCCTCTTAGTTCAACAGTTAAACCCCTCAGTAATATTTGTGAGGGTTGTCGGTGGCGACCATGTACTCCTGAAAAGTAGCTTAACTTATTGATCCTCTGATCACAGAACTACCTTAGGTGAAACACTGCCCCTGGGTTTTTCGCCTGGCAAATAGCCTCAATGAGGTTCAATTTCTTTCCCTCTCCATCCCAACACAGAAGGTAAAAATTATTATGAAAATGTTTTGCATATTTACAAGTAACTTTTGTTTCAACATCTGAGATTACTTCCTGTACAGCCCAACCAGAAAAACCATGAAGCAAGGGTTATATTTTCTCATCTTCAAAAAGAGATTGATGAATTATCCATTATTTATAGATAAGTTAAAAAACTTATTCATTTAAAACCATTAAATCATGGTTACTGAAAGAATAGCCATAGTAAAAACTCACCAGCTACTGTTAATTTTTAATAAAAACTCTTCATAACCCTTTGACTTTACAATCAAGCTCTAAAtagaaacaaaaagcagaaatGAGGGGGATTATTAATCGATGATAACTCGTGGCACCTGGCTCCATTTTACAGACTctgttgctggaattttaccacctcgcccacctgaGACTCGTAAGATCCAGCCCGAGGCCAACGAAGATTGCCgctctgtgagcctcgcctgccctgattctGGCCGGCCCATACCCCAAACTAACATTCAGGCATTTTCATATAGCTCTGCTGCGAAGTATACAGTGGGCCTGTCTGGACAATGTTCTGTAGCATtatacaggaggaggccagtcagcccatcgagtctgctccaccattcagtacgatcatggctgaacagACATTTCAATGTCTTTTGCCCACATTATTCCCAGAATCCTTTACACCAGGGTTTCCCAAGTTTTTCCAACTGCGGAATCCTCTTCCTACTCCCAAAGGAATTGAAGGAACTCCAGAGAAACATTCTTATTGCGCAATAGCTGCAAACGTACAACACAAACTTCAAAGATGTTTCTATGTCTTATATGTGAACATTTAGTAGAATCAAATACGTTATGTTATTCAACACATTCTTCCAAATGCgacctttttgtcatttttaaagggaggacaccctctcactctcaccccctctcGCTCTCAACCCCGCCCGCTCTCAACCCCGCCTACTCTCGCCCCTGCCCACTCTCGCCCCCGCCTACTCTCGCCCCTGCCCACTCTCGCCCCTGCCCACTCTCGCCCCCGCCCACTCTCGCCCCGCCCACTCTCGCCCCCGCCCACTCTCGCCCCCGCCCACTCTCGCCCCAGCCCACTCTCGCCCCAGCCCACTCTCGCCCCCGCCCACTCTCGCCCCGCCCACTCTCGCCCCGCCCACTCTCGCCCCCGCCCACTCTCGCCCCCGCccactctcgccccctctctctcccctctcaatctCAGCCCTGCCCACTCTCAGCCCCGCCCACTCTCAGCCCCGCCCACTCTCAGCCCTGCCCACTCTCAGCCCCGCCCACTCTCAGCCCCGCCCACTCTCAGCCTCCGCCCATTCTCACTCTTGtttgggaccagatcagaaactccagggtATGTTATGAAATtcgcctagaccccaactttatttgattttggcaatAAGATGAGGTGTTTTGCTCCAGATATGATctgattgacccactaggaagctcttattaaaaaaactttatttaagaacacagttaaaatataacagaaagaattagcataacttttaccaattaaaatacctaAACATGACAAAGTGTAATTTTTTAACAGCTTTCCatttctatagttccaatttaagcaatattaccACAGACATAAATTCTACTTCAAAACCAATTAGtaccaaaaacagatatgcttATGTGGATTGTAGgtttccagccttttacacatctagagagatacagaaagacacctgcctTCTAACTCCCGTAtaatagttgccacactctggcacctgttcgggtcaatgcacctaaccagcacatctttcaaactgtgggaggaaactggagtactctgaggaaacccacacagacactgggagaacatgcaaactccacacagacagtgacccaagccaggaattgaacccaggtcccaggcgctgagaggagcagtgctaactacttgtgccaccgtgccacccatataatCCATTAAATTTCGTGCTATGTTCCTCTATAGAATAATATTTGAATttctaaatttattaaaatgccttgaatgcattttaaaaaatcatctttCTTATAAATTTCATCCTTGGAATTTAATAGATTATCCAAACATTCAAACATTGTCAAACTGACAGGTTCTGAAAATACTTTGCACGTGACCTTGTTTTTGGTGAAAGCGACAATCCCACACCACATTTTCTCTTCTCTTggggcggcacattggcacagtggttagcactgctgcctcacagcgccagggacctgggttcgattcccggcatgggtcactgtctgtgtggagtctgcacgttctccccacgtctgcgtgggttttctctgggtgctccggtttcctcccacaatctgaaagacgtgctggttatgttgcattggccatgctaaattcttcctcagtgtatctgaacaggaactggagtgtggcaactaggggattttcacagtaacttcattgcagtgttaatgtaagcctacttgtgactaataaataaactttaaagtttttttaaagtttatttattactgtcacaagtaggcttgtcaTAAGATGGCAGAAGATATCAGTAAAAGCAGGCACAATCCtacattaaaagtttatttattagtgtcacaagtaggatttaACCATGCCCACATATTGACTTCATTTTCCATCGCTCATACAGTACTGATTAATAGAACATTGGTAGGTTTCATACTCTGACTTTTAAAACGTGCTTTCAGCCATTCTTCCCAAGAGTAACTACTCTGTCTCATAAAAGACTTCTTTGTTACTAATCTCCACTTTTAGGCAGCAGTTCTTTGCTATCACAATGCATGGGTCTGAAGCCAGGTGGTGAAATATGAAACTTCCAATCCTTTTCCTGATTGTTTCTTTATttacagaatgtagcattactgAATATCTACCGGCTACCTCCAACAAGGGATCCGGGtgttctggtacatgaatcacaaacagTTCTCagtgcaggtacaacaagtagcCACTGCATTATTGCAGCATGGAAC
Above is a genomic segment from Mustelus asterias chromosome 23, sMusAst1.hap1.1, whole genome shotgun sequence containing:
- the LOC144510341 gene encoding uncharacterized protein LOC144510341 yields the protein MIFRIVFFLFLLPVMHGKKRLVQNSDWNYKDGSDKVNMRGVANLTQVLDDWRFDILTQMRDLLTNDHQSLLPDYSRITPLSEALSDLFTEFNALKERLGDLTEKFGALEISVDEMKGKIAAPRNASPLGPNGLTPRQKLNPPKRKVLVPKKKKLPPQ